Proteins co-encoded in one Chiroxiphia lanceolata isolate bChiLan1 chromosome 21, bChiLan1.pri, whole genome shotgun sequence genomic window:
- the TUBB4B gene encoding LOW QUALITY PROTEIN: tubulin beta-4B chain (The sequence of the model RefSeq protein was modified relative to this genomic sequence to represent the inferred CDS: inserted 2 bases in 2 codons; deleted 4 bases in 3 codons; substituted 2 bases at 2 genomic stop codons): MDSVRSGXFGQIFRPDNFVSVRAEQENNWAKGHYTEGAELVDSVLDVVRKEAESCDCLQGFSAYSLPGWCTGSGMGTLLNQPNPVRIPRPIMNTFSVVPSPKVQIPWXEPYNATLSVHQLXENTDETYCIDNEALXRHLLRTPEVTTPTYGDLNHLVSRPTMSGFTTACRFPGPAHADLRKLAVNMVPFPRLPPFFMPGFASLTSRGSQQYRALTVPELTQQMFDAKNMMAACDPRHGRYLTVAAVFRGRMSMKEVDEQMLNVQNKNSSYFVEWIPNNVKTAVCDIPPRGLKMSATFIGNSTAIQELFKRISEQFTAMFRRKAFLHWYTGEGMDEMEFTEAESNMNDLVSEYQQYQDATAEEEGEFEEEAEEEAE, from the exons ATGGACTCGGTGCGCTCCG CCTTCGGGCAGATATTCAGGCCAGACAACTTCGTGTCG GTCAGAGCGGAGCAGGAAAACAACTGGGCAAAGGGCCATTATACGGAAGGTGCTGAATTAGTCGATTCTGTGTTAGATGTTGTAAGGAAAGAGGCAGAAAGCTGCGATTGTCTGCAGGGCTTTTCAGCTTACTCACTCCCTGGGTGGTGCACAGGCTCTGGCATGGGTACCCTTCTCAATCAGCCAAATCCTGTGAGGATACCCAGACCGATTATGAATACTTTCAGTGTGGTGCCCTCCCCTAAAGTGCAGATACCGTGGTAAGAGCCCTACAACGCCACGCTCTCAGTGCACCAGC GTGAGAACACGGACGAGACGTACTGTATCGATAACGAGGCGCTGTAACGACATCTGCTCAGAACGCCTGAAGTTACGACCCCCACCTACGGGGACCTGAACCACCTCGTGTCCCGGCCAACCATGAGCGGTTTT ACCACCGCCTGCCGGTTTCCCGGGCCAGCTCACGCTGACCTGCGGAAGCTGGCG GTGAACATGGTCCCCTTCCCTCGCCTGCCACCTTTTTTCATGCCCGGTTTTGCC TCGCTCACGAGCCGGGGGAGCCAGCAGTACCGGGCTCTCACCGTGCCAGAGCTCACCCAGCAGATGTTCGATGCCAAGAACATGATGGCAGCGTGTGACCCGCGTCACGGCCGCTATCTGACGGTGGCCGCCGTCTTTAGGGGCCGCATGTCCATGAAAGAGGTGGACGAGCAGATGCTCAACGTTCAGAACAAAAATAGCAGCTATTTTGTTGAGTGGATCCCCAATAACGTTAAGACAGCGGTCTGTGACATTCCACCTCGCGGCCTCAAAATGTCTGCCACCTTCATTGGCAACAGCACGGCCATCCAGGAGCTGTTCAAACGCATTTCTGAGCAGTTCACTGCGATGTTCCGCAGAAAGGCCTTCCTGCACTGGTACACGGGGGAGGGCATGGACGAGATGGAGTTCACAGAGGCTGAGAGCAACATGAACGACCTGGTGTCCGAGTACCAGCAGTACCAGGATGCCACGGCCGAGGAGGAGGGGGAGTTtgaggaggaggctgaggaggaggcagagtaA